GGCTGACAGAGTTGTACCCACACTTGCAGTCAATACACAGTCTCCATCGTACTGCTCTTTCATACTTTGGACTGTATGTATAAAGTGTTTCCGAGCGAGTTCTTTTCATGATGTTTTAAAGTAGGCCACAaccattttcttcaaattagACAAAGGAATCTTTGAATTAACATTACGCATACATGACAATGAAAATTCTTCCACGgtataaaaaatagttgttGTTGTCTTTTGAAAAAGAATAGACATGACCTATATGCCAATTAAACATTAACTGCAATTAAGCTTTTCATtgaatattcaatttatattagGTAAGCGGCCCGCGGGTGTATTGGTTTAattactactgtttgcaaataaacttagCGTTTCTAATGTTGAATACATGTTAAAAGGATTTGATGTTCGTTGCCTTTGATCCATCAATCCATTAAGTGAATtggaaatcaatatatataaccCGTCGATAGAATTCACACATTAAAGAAACCGCCCGCCGCTATCAGCGTATTGGTCTTTACTTTTAAGAGTCATATGGAACTAACTAATGAAGATTATGCCCGCGCAAAACATCCATGTTTGTACAGATGGCATTGGTTTAACTAAATCCGACCAGTGTTATTGTCGCTCTTAAAAAACGGTGCGAATACAAACCAAACTGAAAGCGCTGCTATTGACCGTCAGTTCGGTGCCAAATAGCATTGCAATCGCGTTTTATTTGCTAATTGACTAGTTCATTCGCttagttttatttgcaaacagtaatACTCCTTTGCTAATCAAAACCCTCTGTAGTGGCACATGGTTAAAACCATCTGTAGAAAGCATGTAATGTGGTTATAATTACCAGCTATCACAGGACCAACGATTGCGCCGATTCCGCCGAAGGAAAACTGAAGTCCCAGGCTCACGGCGAGATGttgcatttcaataaacatGAGACTAACGGGCATAGCTACCACGTAAGGCGAGCCCACAAGCAGTCCGTATATAACTACGAATATAACGTGTCCaataaaatgctttgaaataaatGGGTACACTATAAGTGATATTGCAACCGCACATATTGATCcacaatatataacaataacattagCGTGAAACTTTGATGACACAATTCCTGTAAGAATTCGCCCGGCTATGGAAAATATACCGGATAAAGATATAAGTAATGCGGAATGTCTTGCGCTTATTCCAGTAGATACAATAAAACTTGGAAGGTACATATATGCTAGATACGTGCCAACACAGAACAACATCATAGAAATACACAACACTAGTATGCCTTTGTTAGAGAGCACCATAAAATAagactttaaaaatgaacaccTCTCGGATGCGTCTTTTTCTTTACGATTTCTTGTCCGATGTGTATGTAACTCAAGCTCACTTGGGAAACAAAGCATCCCGAAGGTCACGATATTCGCTGTTAAACCTGCCATAATTAGGAAATATCCAGTTGACCCATACTCTTCTCTTGCCTTTTGCATTACAGGTGCCAGAGCGAACAATCCAAATCCGATCCCTGCGTTTGATATTCCTAGTGCCAAGTTGCGTTTTGAACGAAAGTTGAAACCAACGACAACCATGCTTGCTGTGTATCCGAGAGCTCCCCCGGTTCCTGAAAAAGTCAGAAATTcaatgtacataattattttctgtCCACAAAAGGAAAGCGTTAGTGGTGCGCGCTTGACATTGCTTAGAAATAGCCTCTGTAAAATCGAGATTGCTAcaatattgttttgcttttttgtacATTTCCGGAGGACCTCTCTGCTAATCGGACATGTTAACTACAAGTAGACTGAGCTCTATTCTTAATCAACCAAAAACTGTTCTGCAGGCTGTTTCAATAAAGGGTTTTAGTCGGAACCACAATCATCTTAAATCTGTATGAACGTCACATATGACAACACTTTGATTTGTTTCCCTCCATTAGGTGTTCATTTTTAATGCTGACTAAAgttcaaatcaaaataatatgcaaGTATACCACTCGGGTAATTTAGACTTAAATCAACTTAGATCTTTTTTGGGAAAACGGCCACTAGGGACTGAATGGGGACTGTATGGCAAACTCGTTTTGGGGGAAAACGGCCACTAGGGACTGAATGGCAAACTCGTTTTTAGGGAAAACAGCCACTAGGGACTGAATGGCAAACT
The Mya arenaria isolate MELC-2E11 chromosome 12, ASM2691426v1 DNA segment above includes these coding regions:
- the LOC128210775 gene encoding monocarboxylate transporter 12-B-like, yielding MGSVFYQETCECQAELVVKKGDPEDDCFEDLDTGWAWMVLIASFLTFCLVGAAIYAVGITHAVLLDKYGASVAVTSWAGALHSALNTLGAPLSSLLIDRFSCRVTLVLSGVCYTVGFLATAYAPNIYIAIFTCGILAGTGGALGYTASMVVVGFNFRSKRNLALGISNAGIGFGLFALAPVMQKAREEYGSTGYFLIMAGLTANIVTFGMLCFPSELELHTHRTRNRKEKDASERCSFLKSYFMVLSNKGILVLCISMMLFCVGTYLAYMYLPSFIVSTGISARHSALLISLSGIFSIAGRILTGIVSSKFHANVIVIYCGSICAVAISLIVYPFISKHFIGHVIFVVIYGLLVGSPYVVAMPVSLMFIEMQHLAVSLGLQFSFGGIGAIVGPVIAGILVDHFGNYEMSFIVAGVCVLVSGIVGILSVRCKRAFKQSIEVNVDDPKT